In Parafrankia irregularis, the genomic window GCCGCCGAGAAGGTCGCCGCCGAGATCGGCACCTCCGACCGGGCGGTGTGGGTGACCGCCGATGTGACCAGCCCCGACCAGATCGACGAGGCCTTCGCCGCCGGCGCCCTGGCCTTCGGCGGTGTCGACATCGTGGTGAACAACGCCGGCCTGTCGATCTCGAAGCCGCTGCTGGAGACGACCGTCACCGACTGGGACCTGCAGCACGACGTGATGGCCCGCGGCTCCTTCCTGGTCTCCCAGCGCGCCGCCCGCACCCTGATCGCCCAGGGCACCGGCGGCGACATCGTCTACATCGCCAGCAAGAACAGCGTGTTCGCCGGGCCGAACAACATCGCCTACAGCTCCGCCAAGGCCGACCAGGCCCACCAGGTGCGGCTGCTGGCCGCCGAGCTGGGCGAGCACGGCATCCGGGTCAACGGCGTCAACCCGGACGGAGTCGTCCGCGGTTCCGGCATCTTCGCCGGCGGCTGGGGCGCGAAGCGGGCCGCCGTCTACGGGGTGCCCGAGGAGGAGCTCGGCGCCTTCTACGCCCAGCGCACCCTGCTCAAGCGGGAGGTCCTGCCGGACCACGTCGCGGCGGCCGTCTTCGCCCTCACCGGCGGCGACCTCGCCCAGACCACCGGCCTGCACATCCCCGTCGACGCCGGCGTCGCCGCGGCGTTCCTCCGATGACACTGGTCGCGGCGGTCGACATCGGCGCGTCCGGCGGCCGGGTGCTCACCGCCCGGGTGGGTCCCGACCGGCTTGACCTGACCGAGGCACACCGCTTCCCGAACACGCCGCTGGCGCTGCCGGACGGACTGCACTGGGACCTCGGCCATCTGTACTCGGAGGTGGTCGAGGGCCTGCGTGCGGTGGCGGCGGCGGGTGACGTTCCCCGCTCCGTCGCGATCGACTCCTGGGCGGTGGACTACGGTCTTCTTGACCCGGCCGGGCGGCTGCTCGGGCTCCCGTACCACTACCGGGACGCCCGGACGAGCCCGGCGGTCATCGCCGCGGTGCACGCCGCCAGCGACCCCGACGAGCTGTACCGCGCCAACGGGCTGCAGTTCCTGCCTTTCACCACGCTTTACCAGCTCGCCGCCGAGGCCGGTGCGGGGGTCGGTGCCGGGAAACCCGGCCCCCGCACCTCGGCAGCCCTGGCCGGAGCCGCCCGGCTGCTGCTCGTCCCGGACCTGTTCGGGTACTGGCTGACCGGTGCCCAGGTCGCCGAGCTGACCAACGCGTCCACCACCGGCCTGCTCGACGTCCGTGACCAGACCTGGTCCGCCGCCCTCGCCCGACTGGCCGGTATCGAACCTGGTCTGCTCGCACCACTTGTCACCCCGGGCACGGTCATCGGCGGGCTACGTCCGGGGATCGCCGAGCAGACCGGCCTGCCGACGTCGACCGCCGTCACCGCGGTGGGCTCCCACGACACCGCCTCGGCGGTCGTCGGCGTGCCCGCCGAGGGCGAGAACTGGGCGTACATCTCCTGCGGCACCTGGTCACTGGTCGGCGTCGAGCTCGACGCGCCGGTGCTGACCACCGCGAGCCGCCGCGCCGGGTTCACCAACGAGGCCGGCGTGGACGGCCGCATCCGCTACCTGCACAACGTGATGGGCCTGTGGATGCTGCAGGAATGCCTACGCCAGTGGGCCCCCCGCGCGGACCAGAGACCGGCGCTGCTCGCCGACCTGCTCGGCCAGGCCGGCGCGCTGGCATCCGGCGGGCCGGTCATCGACCCGGACGACCCACAGTTCCTCCCGCCGGGCGACATGCCGGCCCGCGTCGCCGCCGCGGCCAGAGCCAGCGGGCAGCGGGAGCCGGTGACGCCGGCGGAGACCGTCCGCTGCGTGCTCGACAGCCTCGCCGCCGCGTACGCGCGCACCATCGAAACCGCCGAGACGCTGTCCGGGCGCCGGGTCGACGTCGTGCACATCGTCGGCGGCGGCTCGCGCAACGCGCTGCTGTGCCAGCTCACCGCCGACGCGCTCGGCCGCCCGGTGCTCGCCGGCCCGGCCGAGGCCACCGCGATCGGCAACATCCTGGTGCAGGCCCGGGCGCACGGCGCGCTGAGCAGCCCTGGCGGGCGGGGCGGTGACGTCAGCCTGGACGCGCTGCGCGCCCTGGTGCGCCGGACCACCCGCCCGGCGCGGTACGTCCCGGCGCGGTCTCGCCCGGCGCCGGCCGCTGCCCCCGTGCTGGTCCGGCCGGGAGGAGACTGAGTCCATGCGGGTCGCGTTGCTTGTCACCTGCCTGGTGGACGGCATGTTCCCGGACGTCGGCCAGGCCACCGTCGCCGTGCTGGAACGGCTCGGCCACCAGGTCGAGGTGCCGCTGGCCCAGACCTGCTGCGGCCAGATGCACATCAACACCGGCTACCGGCGCGACGCGCTGCGCCTGGTCCGCCGCACCGTGGCGGCGTTCGAGGGCTACGAGGCGGTGGTCGCGCCGAGCGGCTCGTGCGTCGGATCGGTCCGGCACCAGTACGCCGGGCTGGCCGCCGCCCGCGGTGACACCGCCCTCGCCGCGGCAGCCACGGACCTGGCCGCCCGGACGTTCGAGCTCTCCGAGTTCCTCGTGAACGTCCTGGGTGTGACGGATGTCGGCGCGCACTACCCGCATCGGGTCACCTACCACCCGACGTGCCATTCGCTGCGGATGCTCGGTGTCGGCGAGGCCCCGCTGCGGCTGCTGCGCGCGGTGCGGGGCATCCAGCTGGAGGAGCTTCCGGCGGCCGAGTCGTGCTGCGGCTTCGGGGGCACGTTCGCGCTGAAGAACCCGGACACGTCCACCGCGATGCTCACCGACAAGATCCGCGGCATCCTCGACACCCGAGCCGAGATCATCACCGCCGGCGACTCCTCCTGCCTGATGCACATCGGCGGCGGGCTGTCCCGGCTGCGCGCCGGGGTGCGGCCGGTGCATCTGGCGGAGATCCTCGCGAGCGAGCCTGCGAAGGTGGCATGAAGACCTCGACCTCGACCTCGACCCCGGCTTCGGCCGCGGCCCCGGCTTCGGCCTCGACGTTTCTCGGCATGCCGACCGCGCCGCGCGGTGTCGGCGCGCTGCGCGGTGACGAGCCGTTCCCGCAGGCCGCGCGCCGGGCGCTCGCCGACACCCAGCTGCGCCGCAACATCGCCAATGCGACCGGCACGATCCGCCGCAAGCGCGCGGCCGTCGTCGGCGAGCTGGACGACTGGGCCGAGCTGCGGGCCGCCGGCGCGGCGGTGAAGGACGACGTCCTCGCCCATCTGGACCAGTACCTGTGCCAGCTGGAGGAGCAGGTCACCGCCCGGGGCGGCACGGTGCACTGGGCTCGCGACGCGAACGAGGCCAATGCGATCGTTACCGGGCTCGTCCGCGCCACCGGCGCGCAGGAGGTCGTGAAGGTCAAGTCGATGGCCACCCAGGAGATCGGCCTCAACGAGGCGCTCGCCGAGGCGGGCATCTCGGCGTGGGAGACCGACCTGGCCGAGCTGATAGTCCAGTTGGGCGAGGACCGGCCCAGCCACATCCTGGTGCCGGCGATCCACCGCAACCGGGCCGAGATCCGCGAGATCTTCCTGCGCCGGATGGGCGCCGCGGGCGGTGTGCCGGCCAGCCCCGACCTCACCGACTCCCCGGCCGAGCTGGCCGAGGCGGCCCGCGGCCACCTGCGCGAACGGTTTCTGCGCACCCGGGTCGCGATCAGCGGTGCCAACTTCGCGGTCGCCGAGACCGGAACCCTGGCAGTGGTGGAGTCCGAGGGCAACGGCCGGATGTGCCTCACCCTGCCCGAGACACTGATCACCGTGATGGGCGTGGAGAAGATCGTGCCGACCTGGCGCGACCTGGAGATCTTCCTGCAGCTGCTGCCCCGCTCGTCCACCGGCGAGCGGATGAACCCCTACACCTCCTTCTGGACGGGCATCACCCCCGGTGACGGGCCACGCGAGTTCCACCTCGTCCTGCTCGACAACGGGCGGACCGCCACCCTCGCCGACCCGGCCGGGCGGGCGGCGCTGCGGTGTATCCGCTGCTCGGCCTGCCTGAACGTCTGCCCCGTCTACGAGCGCACCGGCGGGCACGCGTACGGGTCGATCTACCCCGGCCCGATCGGGGCGGTGCTCTCACCGCAGCTCACCGGTGTCGCCGACAACTCGTCGCTGCCGTACGCCTCCACGCTGTGCGGTGCCTGCCTCGAGGCCTGCCCGGTCGCCATCGACATCCCGTCGATGCTGGTCCATCTGCGCGGCCAGACCGTGGAGCAGGCGGGGCATGAGCATCCGGTCGAACGGGGGGTGATGAGGACGGCGGCGTGGGTGATGGCCTCCCCGCGCCGATGGTCGGTGGCCCTGCGCATGGCCCGGCTGGGCCGGTTCCTCGGTGGGCGGCGCGGCCGCATCACGCTGCTCCCGCCGCCACTCGCCGCCTGGACCACCAGCCGGGATCTTCCACTCCCACCGGCGGAGACCTTCCGCGAGCGGTGGGCCCGGCGGACCGAGGGCGGTGACCGATGAGAATTTGGCGCCGCCGGAGCGCCGGATCAGGCGCCTTGCCCGCTGGCCCGACCGGCCCTGTCGCTGCGGCCCGCCTGGGCGGTCCGGCCGCTGCGGCCCGCGCGACCGGTCCGACCGCCGCGGCCCGTGCCGAGATTCTGGCTCGGGTGCGTACCGCTCTCGGCGACCGGCCGGATCCGGCGCCGGTGTCGCGTGACTACCGGCTGGCCGGCCAGGGCTCCGCGAGCCTGCCTGCCGGCGCCGCCCCGGGCACCGCGGTCCAGGTGCTGATAGACCGCCTCCTCGACTACCACGCACTGGTACGTCGGCTACCGGCCGCCACGGCAGCCTCGTCCGCCGGCCCCTCGGGGCTCGCCACGGGCGGTTCCGCGGAACCGCCGAGCGTGGCCGGAGCCGTCGCCGCGGCCCTCGCCGAACGGGGGGTGCGCCGCCTCGTCCGCCCGGCCGGGCTACCCGCCTCCTGGCTGGCCGAGCTGGCGCAGCTGGCCGAGCTGCCTGAGGGGGTCGAGCTGCTCGACGACGACCCGCCGCTGTCCGTGCGCGACCTCGACGCCGCCGACGGGGTCATCACCGGCTGCGTGCTGGCGATCGCCGAGACCGGGACGATCGTCCTGGACGGTGGCCCCGGCCAGGGGCGCCGCGCGCTCACCCTGATCCCGGACTACCACCTGGTCGTGGTCCGTGAGGACCAGATCGTGGCCAGCGTCGCCGACGCCATCGCCCACCTGGACGGCGCCGGTGCTACCCGCCCGCTCACCTGGATCAGCGGCCCCAGCGCGACCAGCGACATCGAGCTCAACCGGGTCGAAGGCGTCCACGGCCCCCGCACCCTGGAGGTCATCATCGTCCACGCGGCCGCCGGTCAGGAGTTCGGGGGCTGACATCCGCTGCGCGTGCGGCGGTGATGGCGAGCCGCGAGGTACATATAAGTCAACACTGCCAATAGAAATAGACGGGGCCGGGAAGGCACCGTCGCGCCGCGCCGGCAATTCCCCTCAAGAGAGCCAAAAGGGGCGCAGGTCTGTTTAGCAATCCGCAAGAGTGGAGGATTTTGGCTGCCAGAACGACCAAAATCCTCCACTCTTGCTCGGTAGCAGCCAAAATCCGAAGCTCGGGATTCTGCTGCCTGCCCCTGCCTCCTGCGGGCGGATCACCTTCGCGGCGGTCGGTCATGCCTTGCCGCAGGTCACCTTCGCGCCGCGCAGTTCATAGCTCATCAGCCCGTCGCACCAGGTCATCTCGGGGGTCTGCACCAGGCGCAGGTCGGGCAGGCGGAACAGCCGGTCGAGGAACACCCGGGTCTCGGCCATCGCGACCTGGGCTCCGGGGCAGCGGTGGCTGCCGTCACCGAAGCTCATGAAGGTGCCGACCGTCCGCATGCGCTTCGCCCGGTCCGGGTCGAGGGCGTACGGGCATTCGCCGACGGTCTCCGGGTCGACGTTCGCGGCCCGGATGTCGACGGCGAGCACCTCGTCGCGGCGGGCGGAGCCGGGTCCCAGCTCGACGTCCTCGGTGGCGCGCCGGTGCAGCATGGCGGCGACCGGCTCCAGTCGGAGGATCTCCTCCAGGATCGTGGTCTGCTCGGCCTCGTCACCGGCGGTGAACCGGGCGCGCAGCTCGGCGTGGTCGAACAGGTGCCAGGCCGCCATGACGATGAACTCCCGCGTGGTCACCATGCCGGCGACCGCGTAGGTCATGCATTCGATGAGGATCTGCTTGTCCGGGTAGCCCTCGTCGAGCAGGTGCGAGATGACGTCGTCCTGCCGCTCCGCCCGCCGCGCCTTGACCGCCGGGCGCACGTCGTTGCGGAAGAACCGCAGCGCGTGCACGGCGGTCACCGCCTGCGCGGGGACCCGGACGGCGGGATGCATGCCCCGCAGCCGGGTGCCGAGCAGCGTCGCCTGGATGCGCTTCGCCATCGCCCGCTGGTCGCTGTTCGTCAGTCCGACGATCTCCGCGGCGACCGCGACGGCGAGTTCGTAGCTGAGCTCGTCGAGGTTCCCGCCCCCGGCCGCCTGGAGCTTGCCCAGTAGCTCGTCGGACGTCTTCTCCATGACCAGGCGGTGGCGGGTGTTGATGGCCTTGGGGGTGAAGTAGCGCGCGATCGCGGTGCGGCGGCGCTTGTGGATCTCGCCGTCGAGGAAGAAGACCGAGGCGAACTCGCCCGCGGCCTTCATCTGGTCGGAGCCGGCTCCGGCCTGCAGCATGCTGCCGCTGCGCAGGATCTCGCGGCCGAAGGCGAATTTGCCGACGACCCGCGCCCCGGGATCGGCATGCACCCGCTGTGCTGCCAGCACCGCCGACTTGCGGTCGTCGCGCGCCGGGTCGATCGGGCACGCGGAGGGCACGGGCACGGTACTGGTCACAACCCACTCCAGTTGCTGATGCGTTGAGCATTTGGTGGATGTCGGACATCGACAGGGTCAGCGTAGCCCATTTAGTGCAATGGGTCTTGCCTCAATTGCCGGCGGCGCCGCGGTCTGGACCGGGCCTCACTTCGTCGGTACATTAGTTGAGTAACGAACCGATGGTCCTGACGGAGTGGGGGGTGGCAGTGCTCGATGGTGGGACCCCGTTGTTCACCCAGATCGCGGAACGACTGGCCGACGAGATCGCCGAGGGCTCGCTCGCGGAGGGCGAGCGGGTGCCGTCCAGCAACGAGATGGCGGCCTTCTACCGGATCAACCCGGCCACCGCGGCGAAAGGGCTCAATGTGCTGATCGACGACGGGCTGCTGGAGAAACGCCGCGGTATCGGCATGTTCGTGGTGGCCGGGGCGCGGGAGCGGCTGCTGGCCGACCGCCGCAGGGATTTCGCGGAGCGCTTCGTGCGGCCGCTCGTCGCCGAGGCCCAGCGCCTCGGCATCGATGGGGAGTCATTGGTTGAGCTGGTCCGCGAGGCCAGCGGAGTCCAGGGAGGTGTTTCGCTGTGACGGCCGCCATCTCGGTCCGCGGGCTGACTCGCCATTACCGCGGCCACCGTGCCCTCGACGACGTCACGATCGACATCGACGGTCCGTCCATCACGGGCCTGCTGGGGCGTAACGGTGCCGGCAAGACGACCCTGCTGCGCATGATCGCGGCCCAGGAGCTGCCGTCGCGGGGCCGGGTTCTGGTGTTCGGCGTGAACCCGCTCGAAAACGACGCGATACTGCGCCGCCTGGTCCTCATCCGCGAGGACCAGACCTTTCCGGATTTCAAGGTGCGGCACGCGCTGAAAGCGGCGTCCTGGTTCTACCCGAACTGGGATGGTGACCTGGCCGCGGCGATGGCAGGCGAGTTCGACCTGCCGCCGGACCGCGCGGTCAAGAAGCTCTCCCGCGGGATGCGCTCGGCACTGAGCATCGTGATCGGCCTGGCGGCCAGGGCCGAGATCACCCTGTTCGACGAGCCATATGCCGGGCTCGACGCCGTCGCCCGCCAGCTGTTCTACGACCGGCTGCTCGCCGAGTACGCCGAGCATCCTCGGACGATCCTGCTGTCCACCCACCTGGTGGACGAGGCCGCCGCCCTGCTGGAGCGGGTGGTGATGGTCGACCGCGGCCGGGTGGTCCTCGACGCGCCCGCGGATGACCTGCGGGGTGCGTACACGTCCGTGAGCGGCCCGGCTGCCGCGGTGGCGCAGCTGCTGGCCGACCGGCCCGACCGGCCTGGCCAGGACCGGCGCCGGGTCGCGGCCCACGAGTCGGTGGTGCTCGCCGGCCCGCTCGACAGCGCCGACCTGCAGCGCGCCCGCGACCTGCACCTGCGGCTGGAACCCC contains:
- a CDS encoding (Fe-S)-binding protein; this encodes MRVALLVTCLVDGMFPDVGQATVAVLERLGHQVEVPLAQTCCGQMHINTGYRRDALRLVRRTVAAFEGYEAVVAPSGSCVGSVRHQYAGLAAARGDTALAAAATDLAARTFELSEFLVNVLGVTDVGAHYPHRVTYHPTCHSLRMLGVGEAPLRLLRAVRGIQLEELPAAESCCGFGGTFALKNPDTSTAMLTDKIRGILDTRAEIITAGDSSCLMHIGGGLSRLRAGVRPVHLAEILASEPAKVA
- a CDS encoding LutC/YkgG family protein, whose amino-acid sequence is MRIWRRRSAGSGALPAGPTGPVAAARLGGPAAAARATGPTAAARAEILARVRTALGDRPDPAPVSRDYRLAGQGSASLPAGAAPGTAVQVLIDRLLDYHALVRRLPAATAASSAGPSGLATGGSAEPPSVAGAVAAALAERGVRRLVRPAGLPASWLAELAQLAELPEGVELLDDDPPLSVRDLDAADGVITGCVLAIAETGTIVLDGGPGQGRRALTLIPDYHLVVVREDQIVASVADAIAHLDGAGATRPLTWISGPSATSDIELNRVEGVHGPRTLEVIIVHAAAGQEFGG
- a CDS encoding rhamnulokinase → MTLVAAVDIGASGGRVLTARVGPDRLDLTEAHRFPNTPLALPDGLHWDLGHLYSEVVEGLRAVAAAGDVPRSVAIDSWAVDYGLLDPAGRLLGLPYHYRDARTSPAVIAAVHAASDPDELYRANGLQFLPFTTLYQLAAEAGAGVGAGKPGPRTSAALAGAARLLLVPDLFGYWLTGAQVAELTNASTTGLLDVRDQTWSAALARLAGIEPGLLAPLVTPGTVIGGLRPGIAEQTGLPTSTAVTAVGSHDTASAVVGVPAEGENWAYISCGTWSLVGVELDAPVLTTASRRAGFTNEAGVDGRIRYLHNVMGLWMLQECLRQWAPRADQRPALLADLLGQAGALASGGPVIDPDDPQFLPPGDMPARVAAAARASGQREPVTPAETVRCVLDSLAAAYARTIETAETLSGRRVDVVHIVGGGSRNALLCQLTADALGRPVLAGPAEATAIGNILVQARAHGALSSPGGRGGDVSLDALRALVRRTTRPARYVPARSRPAPAAAPVLVRPGGD
- a CDS encoding ABC transporter ATP-binding protein → MTAAISVRGLTRHYRGHRALDDVTIDIDGPSITGLLGRNGAGKTTLLRMIAAQELPSRGRVLVFGVNPLENDAILRRLVLIREDQTFPDFKVRHALKAASWFYPNWDGDLAAAMAGEFDLPPDRAVKKLSRGMRSALSIVIGLAARAEITLFDEPYAGLDAVARQLFYDRLLAEYAEHPRTILLSTHLVDEAAALLERVVMVDRGRVVLDAPADDLRGAYTSVSGPAAAVAQLLADRPDRPGQDRRRVAAHESVVLAGPLDSADLQRARDLHLRLEPLSLQQVLVHAAGRSDSERSDSERSDSERSERASA
- a CDS encoding GntR family transcriptional regulator; amino-acid sequence: MLDGGTPLFTQIAERLADEIAEGSLAEGERVPSSNEMAAFYRINPATAAKGLNVLIDDGLLEKRRGIGMFVVAGARERLLADRRRDFAERFVRPLVAEAQRLGIDGESLVELVREASGVQGGVSL
- a CDS encoding LutB/LldF family L-lactate oxidation iron-sulfur protein, encoding MKTSTSTSTPASAAAPASASTFLGMPTAPRGVGALRGDEPFPQAARRALADTQLRRNIANATGTIRRKRAAVVGELDDWAELRAAGAAVKDDVLAHLDQYLCQLEEQVTARGGTVHWARDANEANAIVTGLVRATGAQEVVKVKSMATQEIGLNEALAEAGISAWETDLAELIVQLGEDRPSHILVPAIHRNRAEIREIFLRRMGAAGGVPASPDLTDSPAELAEAARGHLRERFLRTRVAISGANFAVAETGTLAVVESEGNGRMCLTLPETLITVMGVEKIVPTWRDLEIFLQLLPRSSTGERMNPYTSFWTGITPGDGPREFHLVLLDNGRTATLADPAGRAALRCIRCSACLNVCPVYERTGGHAYGSIYPGPIGAVLSPQLTGVADNSSLPYASTLCGACLEACPVAIDIPSMLVHLRGQTVEQAGHEHPVERGVMRTAAWVMASPRRWSVALRMARLGRFLGGRRGRITLLPPPLAAWTTSRDLPLPPAETFRERWARRTEGGDR
- a CDS encoding cytochrome P450, yielding MTSTVPVPSACPIDPARDDRKSAVLAAQRVHADPGARVVGKFAFGREILRSGSMLQAGAGSDQMKAAGEFASVFFLDGEIHKRRRTAIARYFTPKAINTRHRLVMEKTSDELLGKLQAAGGGNLDELSYELAVAVAAEIVGLTNSDQRAMAKRIQATLLGTRLRGMHPAVRVPAQAVTAVHALRFFRNDVRPAVKARRAERQDDVISHLLDEGYPDKQILIECMTYAVAGMVTTREFIVMAAWHLFDHAELRARFTAGDEAEQTTILEEILRLEPVAAMLHRRATEDVELGPGSARRDEVLAVDIRAANVDPETVGECPYALDPDRAKRMRTVGTFMSFGDGSHRCPGAQVAMAETRVFLDRLFRLPDLRLVQTPEMTWCDGLMSYELRGAKVTCGKA